TGAACAAGATTTGGTTTCATGGAcggctatgattgcaggatatgcgcgTCAAGGCGTGGGAAGGAAGCTTTATGTATGTTCAGTGAAATGAAACTAGCTGGTCTAAAGCCAAATGAGGCAACATATGCGAGCCTCTTCGGTGTTTGTGCGGAATGTGGCAGAATTGAGTATGCACGCAATATGTTTGACACATTGCCCGAAAGGAATGTAGTTTTATGGAACGCAATGATTACTGGATACAGGCAGAATAAGCATGGATCGGAGGTGTTGGGATTGTTGTACCAAATGCAAAGGGCAGGCATTAAGGTAGACCATGTTAGCTTTCTTTGTGTTCTTGGTGCTTGTGCAGACCTACTAGATGTGAGTTATGGCGAGCagattcattccaacattattAAAAGTGGATTTGGATCAAATGTCTTTGTTTGCTATGCACTTATGGATATGTATATGAAATGTGGTAGAATATGTGACGCGCGACAACTGTTTCAAAAATTGCACGCTCAAAATCTTGTCTCTTACACCACAATGATTGCAGGGTATGCTCACAATGGCTATGCCGAGAATTCCCTGATATTGTTCTCTCAAATGCAATTGAATAGCATCAAACCAGATGTTACTACTTTCACTGGCCTTGTCAATGCTTGTGCCAGTCTTGCATCTCTGGAAAATGGGGAACAAGTGCATGCCCACATTCTGAAAGCTGGATTCGAGAAAAGTGTCTTTGTAAGGAGTTCAATTGTTGATATGTATTCTAAATGTGGAAACATACAGGGTGCATGGCAAGTATTTGAGGAAATGCCCGAGAACAATGTGATtttatggaatgctatgattgcaagcCATGCCCACCATGGCTATGGCCTGAGGGCTCTGCAACTCTTTGAAAAAATGCAACATAAATCTATTAAGCCAGATAGCACCACTTTTATCGCTGTGTTGTCTGCATGTAGTCATGCTGGCTTAGTTGATGAAGGTCGTTTCTACTTCGAGTTTATGAGTCAAGGTCACTGTATAGAACCGAGAGTAGATCATTATATGCACATGGTTGATCTTCTCGGCCGTCGTGGACTTTTTTATGAAGTAGAGGACCTTATCAACAGAATGCCATTTAAACCTGATGCTACCGTGTGGGGGGCTCTTGTGGGCGCGTGCAAAATTCATGGAAATTTAGAGCTAGGAGCACGTGCCGCATTGCACCTTATTGAATTGGAGCCAAATACTGCTGTACCATATGTTTTACTTTCAAGTATTTATGCTGCAGGTGGCAGGTGGGAAGATGTTGAAAAAGTGAGAAAACTTCTGAAAGACAGAGGAATTAAGAAGCAGCCAGGGTGTAGTTGGATTGTGATAAAGACCAAGGTTAATGTATTTGTGACATGATATGGTCACAAATATGGACTACATGCAGCAACAGATATGTAGCAAGGCATATGAACCTGGCGAGACATTTATGCTGCATGATATTGATGAGGAGCATGAAAGGCAGCCTtgatgacaacatagtgaaatcgATTATTGAATTGGAGTTGTATAGGGGGTTGCTGATCGTGATAAAGACAAGGTTAATGTATTTGTGATATGGTCACAAATATGAATTACATGCAGCAACAGATATGTAGCAAGGCTTATGAACCTGACGTAACATTTATGCTGCATGATATTGATGAGGAGTATGAAAAGCTGCCAcgatgacaacatagtgaaatcgattattgcatcggagtTGCTTCTCAGAAAAATGagcttgtaagttgaaatgttgcaCTTGTTGATCTATCAATCTGAATGGACGATAAGATCTGATCAAGGGTTAAATCTCCAATATTGTGGAGATGAAATTTTCTATGGGATCCAATTGCTCCCATCATATCAAGAATGGGTTTTGCTCAAATTGTACTGTTGGGTGAAGGCTTAAAACTTTTATTTATGGGATAATAGGACAGATCAAGAGTACACTTTCAAAGCGCCAATGTCTGCTAGTCAAGGTCGTGAACATACATATCTACATAAAGGAAATAAGTATCGTACTCTTTAGGTAATCAGAATTATTTAAACATGAAAGAAAAATGAAAGTAACAATAAGACGGTCGAAGACACAAGGAATTATTTCAGGAGAAACTCCAGCAAAAGTAAAGCAAATGGCCTCCTTATCCACTATCTCCAATAGTCAATACAATCCCAAGCCTCTTGGGCACACAACCAACCTGAAACAACAATGTTCAGTCCCTAAGATCACTGGCAAGCTCTCTTAACACATTTTTTATTTCCATTATCCTATTATAATTTCTATGTTCACTTGGAACAAACGGTAAGAGGATGCTAGGAAGTCAAACGGTGAGGGTATTTATAATTTTTCAAGTTATAAAAAACGGTGAGAGGATGCTAGGaagtcaaaaaatgcaaaaatcgaAACACCACAGGTTGTTTTCAGTGCTCATGACAAAACCAGCACTCGGTGTAAACTAACAGTTGCATTATTGTTCATTGTTGTAGTTGGCAGTTCCACACaactatgaattttttattttttttcaagcgCAAAAATAACTACTCCCTTAAACAAAAGTATATACTGAGCTACTTTGTCATGGATCCATAGtgcatttaaatcattttctaatacatttattaattaAACCTACCCAATATGGAGTCTTTTCGTCTCCTAAAAaaatgaagattaaaaaaaaatgaggGATGACCTCCTCAACGAATAAGGTGGTTGCCCTTAAACCTCGCACCACTCTAATTAAGAGCTTGAAAAGTCTTGTCTTCAATTGTTTGAAGATGTTTGAGAGGTCAGCGAGCTTGAGCTAGTCAGATCAACTATAACAACACTTAGAGTGTATTACAACACTTTCTCCATTCAAGAGTAACAATTGTAAGTGGTGCTTCCACTGAGAATCCTCCTTGCTTTAATATTCTGAATCTCCCGTTGCTCCTCCTCACCTTTTTAAGCATTCAACATGGAGCTTTGTCCATCTTGAACCAagtgatatttgttttcttgtaaGTAATACATGGCTTTCATGTCATATGTACATACAAGGGCTACTAAACACAACTTCATTTACATCCAAATGTTAAACATTTAATATCAATTTAACAATAAAATTCCAATTAACAATAAactttgatttgcaaattgattaTTAATGTACAA
This genomic stretch from Cryptomeria japonica chromosome 8, Sugi_1.0, whole genome shotgun sequence harbors:
- the LOC131857955 gene encoding pentatricopeptide repeat-containing protein At2g13600-like yields the protein MKLAGLKPNEATYASLFGVCAECGRIEYARNMFDTLPERNVVLWNAMITGYRQNKHGSEVLGLLYQMQRAGIKVDHVSFLCVLGACADLLDVSYGEQIHSNIIKSGFGSNVFVCYALMDMYMKCGRICDARQLFQKLHAQNLVSYTTMIAGYAHNGYAENSLILFSQMQLNSIKPDVTTFTGLVNACASLASLENGEQVHAHILKAGFEKSVFVRSSIVDMYSKCGNIQGAWQVFEEMPENNVILWNAMIASHAHHGYGLRALQLFEKMQHKSIKPDSTTFIAVLSACSHAGLVDEGRFYFEFMSQGHCIEPRVDHYMHMVDLLGRRGLFYEVEDLINRMPFKPDATVWGALVGACKIHGNLELGARAALHLIELEPNTAVPYVLLSSIYAAGGRWEDVEKVRKLLKDRGIKKQPGCSWIVIKTKVNVFVT